One window of Stenotrophomonas indicatrix genomic DNA carries:
- a CDS encoding TonB-dependent receptor → MNTRKTLLSAAIVSCIAFSAHAQQAAPTATDLDTVTVTGIRGSMEKSLDTKREANARVEVVTAEDVGKLPAHNVADTLQRLPGVNISSSSADEGGFDEADRVSLRGTSPSLTQTLINGHTVGSADWFVLSQGNNVGRSVSYSLLPSELVSSVEVNKSSQAKLQDGGTTGTVNIITRKPLEFSKQFTAEGSIGMVRSDQAKSNDPQYSALFNYKNDEGTFGVMVQGFSQKRELRREAQEIPGGFFKIGADDPVALTNPDLVGVNVPGLLGSTLFEQTRERRGGLVSLQFKPTDTLTLGLNGFSSELKANNYNRNFMMFGNNFAKSQAPDPGYVVKDGVLTNATYTGRPGTNYAVYDMIYRESKAKSSYVTFDADWQISDSLTAKFQAGSTKGTGETPRQYIAEVTVGGGGGASWATHGAGSPIDWNVGGDLSPNGVTSFGTWGNQQVTAEDKEKWATLDFNQYFNDGGVLSSIDFGLRFADHKREALSPEGATPGDIWSALKNGATSNYPNGFAGDIGGTFPRNIWYFTPGALKDAVTNNSTWLAGNDGPDGRHNYGAEWRVKERNFAGYVQANFRGDWWSGNLGLRYVNIKQDIDTYNAVSNAADADVSSLFGMWERVAFQNKRNRVLPSANIKFDLDDNLVLRVAASQTQTLPDYSALGASSYGSDLNRTGGGGNPNLKPTLSTNLDANLEWYFMPRGLLSVGAYHMDLKDYIAFDVVSRQLYSELTNQLETYQISTPINADGKVTGVEVAYEQPIGEYFGVNANYTYANGSTAHTWSDGSHNLLGTSKNTYNVGAYFENERFGARVSYTHRSSFLISLSGTNPYYQDDFGTLSASLSFKATDWLSISLDGLNLNNPTYKYYQTAAIPTSFYSNGRQYYLNFRFKY, encoded by the coding sequence ATGAATACCCGCAAGACCTTGCTTTCGGCCGCCATCGTCAGCTGCATCGCCTTCAGTGCGCACGCGCAGCAGGCCGCCCCGACCGCCACCGATCTGGACACCGTCACCGTTACCGGTATCCGCGGTTCGATGGAAAAGTCGCTGGACACCAAGCGCGAAGCCAATGCGCGCGTGGAAGTGGTCACCGCCGAAGACGTGGGCAAGCTGCCGGCACACAACGTTGCCGACACCCTGCAGCGCCTGCCGGGCGTCAACATCAGCTCGTCCAGCGCCGATGAAGGCGGCTTCGACGAAGCCGACCGTGTCAGCCTGCGCGGCACCAGCCCCAGCCTCACCCAGACCCTGATCAATGGCCACACCGTCGGTTCGGCCGATTGGTTCGTGCTCAGCCAGGGCAACAACGTCGGCCGCAGCGTCAGCTACTCGCTGCTGCCGTCGGAACTGGTCAGCTCGGTGGAAGTGAACAAGTCCTCGCAGGCCAAGCTGCAGGACGGTGGCACCACCGGTACCGTCAACATCATCACCCGCAAGCCGCTGGAGTTCTCCAAGCAGTTCACTGCGGAAGGCTCGATCGGCATGGTGCGTTCGGACCAGGCCAAGTCGAACGACCCGCAGTACTCGGCATTGTTCAACTACAAGAACGATGAAGGCACCTTCGGCGTGATGGTGCAGGGCTTCAGCCAGAAGCGCGAGCTGCGCCGTGAAGCGCAGGAAATTCCGGGTGGCTTCTTCAAGATCGGCGCCGACGACCCGGTGGCCCTGACCAATCCGGACCTGGTCGGCGTCAACGTTCCCGGCCTGCTGGGTTCGACCCTGTTCGAACAGACCCGTGAACGCAGGGGTGGCCTGGTCTCGCTGCAGTTCAAGCCGACCGACACCCTCACCCTGGGCCTGAACGGTTTCAGCTCCGAGCTGAAGGCGAACAACTACAACCGCAACTTCATGATGTTCGGCAACAACTTCGCCAAGTCGCAGGCACCGGATCCGGGCTATGTGGTGAAGGATGGCGTGCTGACCAATGCCACCTACACGGGCAGGCCGGGCACCAACTACGCCGTGTACGACATGATCTACCGCGAGTCGAAGGCCAAGTCGAGCTATGTGACCTTCGATGCCGATTGGCAGATCAGCGACAGCCTGACCGCCAAGTTCCAGGCCGGCAGCACCAAGGGCACCGGCGAAACCCCGCGCCAGTACATCGCCGAGGTGACCGTCGGCGGCGGCGGTGGCGCCAGCTGGGCTACCCATGGCGCCGGCTCGCCGATCGATTGGAACGTCGGCGGCGACCTCTCGCCCAATGGCGTCACCAGCTTCGGCACCTGGGGCAACCAGCAGGTCACCGCAGAAGACAAGGAGAAGTGGGCCACGCTCGACTTCAACCAGTACTTCAACGACGGCGGCGTGCTGAGCTCCATCGACTTCGGCCTGCGCTTCGCCGACCACAAGCGCGAAGCGCTGTCGCCGGAAGGTGCAACCCCGGGTGATATCTGGAGTGCGCTGAAGAACGGTGCCACCTCCAACTATCCGAACGGTTTCGCTGGTGATATCGGCGGCACCTTCCCGCGCAACATCTGGTACTTCACCCCGGGTGCGCTGAAGGATGCGGTGACCAACAACTCCACCTGGCTGGCGGGCAACGACGGCCCGGACGGTCGCCACAACTACGGTGCCGAGTGGCGGGTGAAGGAACGCAACTTCGCCGGCTACGTGCAGGCCAACTTCCGCGGTGACTGGTGGAGCGGCAACCTGGGCCTGCGCTACGTCAACATCAAGCAGGACATCGATACCTACAACGCGGTCAGCAATGCTGCCGATGCAGATGTGAGCAGCCTGTTCGGCATGTGGGAACGCGTCGCGTTCCAGAACAAGCGCAACCGTGTGCTGCCCAGCGCCAACATCAAGTTCGATCTGGACGACAACCTCGTGCTGCGCGTGGCCGCTTCGCAGACCCAGACCCTGCCGGACTACTCGGCGCTGGGCGCATCGTCGTACGGTTCGGACCTGAACCGGACCGGCGGTGGCGGCAATCCGAACCTGAAGCCGACCCTGTCCACCAACCTGGATGCGAACCTGGAGTGGTACTTCATGCCGCGCGGCCTGCTGTCGGTCGGCGCTTACCACATGGACCTGAAGGACTACATCGCCTTCGACGTGGTCTCGCGCCAGCTGTACAGCGAACTGACCAACCAGCTTGAGACCTACCAGATCTCCACCCCGATCAATGCCGACGGCAAGGTCACCGGCGTGGAAGTGGCCTACGAGCAGCCGATCGGCGAGTACTTCGGCGTCAACGCCAACTACACCTACGCCAACGGCAGCACCGCGCACACCTGGTCCGATGGTTCGCACAACCTGCTGGGCACCTCGAAGAACACCTACAACGTGGGTGCGTATTTCGAGAACGAGCGCTTCGGCGCGCGGGTCAGCTACACCCACCGTTCTTCGTTCCTGATCAGCCTGTCGGGCACCAACCCGTACTACCAGGATGACTTCGGCACGCTGTCGGCGTCGCTGAGCTTCAAGGCCACCGACTGGCTGAGCATCAGCCTGGATGGCCTGAACCTCAACAACCCGACCTACAAGTACTACCAGACCGCAGCCATTCCGACCTCGTTCTACAGCAACGGTCGCCAGTACTACCTGAACTTCCGCTTCAAGTACTGA
- a CDS encoding beta-N-acetylhexosaminidase, producing MTKPTRARMRSLLLLGSLLAALPVLPALAADAPALDTGPGPQLRAGSLMLIPAPANVQRGNGAGITIAAGTVLHADGEAAQRVAAQFADLLARSGGPRLAVANGKAAAKSGSIRFQIVPTFRDSGEGYTLESTAQGVLVQAGNETGLFYGATTLAQLATGGSNGVLPAVQIQDAPRFSWRGFMLDSARHFQSLDEIKRVLDAMAAHKLNTFHWHLTDDQGWRMEIKRYPKLTGVGSCRLPAGDGGIDPVSGKEHPYCGFYTQDQIREVIAYAAKLHIQVIPEIDVPGHATAAIAAYPELGTIDTPLKPLSEWGVFPNLFNVEDGTVTFLENVLEEVIALFPARYVHVGGDEAVKDQWEASEQVQQRMRALGIKDEMAMQSHIIKRLETFLEEHDRRLIGWDEILEGGLPPQATVMSWRGTEGGLAAASAGHDVVMSPVSHLYLDYLQTASPNEPPGRPTQVNLAKLYNYEPVPAELAADKRGHILGLQANMFTEHTRTYARLQHNLFPRLAAVAETGWSTPEHRDFRDFLARLPSQLQRYRAWGLAYAQTPFDVGVAYTDDRAANTVTVSLANPLGYEVRYSNDGQPVTAQSPLYQQPLTSTLPATVQAAAFYQGQPLAAKPTVASYSAQSLLSRHSEELRSCVGEKGLVLRLEDDGPRDGARAVFTVDIFQPCWRWPQAQLDGIGSLEVRAGRIPYYFQLAHDEPKRRFEKARSAHGEMLIRRGDCTGKVLAQVPLPAQTDADGFVTLRAVLPKGTSGTGDLCINFTGDTRPAMWVLDEVTLGK from the coding sequence ATGACGAAGCCCACCCGCGCCAGGATGCGCAGCCTTCTGTTGCTGGGCAGCCTGCTGGCCGCCCTGCCCGTGCTGCCGGCGCTGGCCGCCGATGCCCCGGCACTCGATACCGGCCCCGGCCCGCAGCTGCGCGCCGGCAGCCTGATGTTGATTCCCGCACCGGCCAACGTGCAGCGCGGCAACGGCGCGGGCATCACCATCGCCGCGGGCACCGTGCTGCATGCCGATGGCGAAGCCGCACAGCGTGTCGCCGCTCAGTTCGCCGACCTGCTGGCGCGCAGTGGTGGGCCGCGCCTGGCGGTGGCCAACGGCAAGGCCGCCGCCAAGAGCGGCAGCATCCGCTTCCAGATCGTGCCGACCTTCCGCGACAGCGGCGAGGGCTACACACTGGAAAGCACCGCGCAGGGCGTGCTGGTGCAGGCCGGCAACGAGACCGGCCTGTTCTACGGCGCCACTACGCTGGCCCAGCTCGCCACCGGCGGCAGCAACGGCGTGCTGCCGGCCGTGCAGATCCAGGATGCGCCGCGTTTCAGCTGGCGTGGCTTCATGCTCGACTCGGCGCGCCACTTCCAGAGCCTGGACGAGATCAAGCGCGTGCTCGATGCGATGGCCGCGCACAAGCTCAACACGTTCCATTGGCACCTGACCGACGACCAGGGCTGGCGCATGGAGATCAAGCGCTACCCGAAGCTGACCGGAGTCGGCAGCTGCCGCCTGCCGGCCGGTGACGGCGGCATCGATCCGGTCAGCGGCAAGGAACATCCGTACTGCGGCTTCTACACGCAGGATCAGATCCGCGAAGTGATCGCCTACGCCGCAAAGCTGCACATCCAGGTGATTCCGGAGATCGATGTCCCCGGCCACGCCACCGCTGCCATCGCTGCCTATCCGGAACTGGGCACGATCGACACGCCACTGAAGCCGTTGAGCGAATGGGGCGTGTTCCCGAACCTGTTCAACGTCGAGGACGGCACCGTCACTTTCCTGGAGAACGTGCTGGAAGAAGTCATCGCCCTGTTCCCGGCCAGGTACGTGCACGTGGGTGGCGACGAAGCAGTGAAGGACCAGTGGGAGGCGTCAGAACAGGTGCAGCAGCGCATGCGCGCGCTCGGCATCAAGGATGAGATGGCCATGCAGAGCCACATCATCAAGCGCCTGGAGACCTTCCTGGAAGAACACGACCGTCGCCTGATCGGCTGGGACGAAATCCTTGAAGGCGGCTTGCCGCCGCAGGCCACGGTGATGTCATGGCGCGGTACCGAAGGCGGACTGGCTGCGGCCAGCGCGGGCCATGATGTGGTGATGTCGCCGGTCAGCCACCTGTACCTGGATTACCTGCAGACCGCCTCGCCGAACGAGCCGCCGGGCCGGCCGACGCAGGTGAACCTGGCCAAGCTCTACAACTACGAACCGGTGCCGGCCGAACTGGCCGCCGACAAGCGCGGTCACATCCTCGGCCTGCAGGCCAACATGTTCACCGAGCACACGCGCACCTACGCACGTCTGCAGCACAACCTGTTCCCGCGCCTGGCCGCCGTGGCCGAGACCGGCTGGAGCACGCCGGAGCATCGTGATTTCCGCGACTTCCTGGCCCGCCTGCCCTCGCAGCTGCAGCGCTACCGGGCCTGGGGCCTGGCGTATGCGCAGACGCCGTTCGACGTAGGCGTTGCCTACACAGATGACCGCGCGGCAAACACGGTGACCGTGTCGCTGGCCAATCCGCTGGGCTATGAAGTGCGCTACAGCAACGACGGTCAGCCGGTGACCGCGCAGTCGCCGCTGTACCAGCAGCCGTTGACGTCCACGCTTCCCGCGACGGTGCAGGCAGCTGCGTTCTACCAGGGCCAGCCCCTGGCTGCGAAACCGACGGTGGCCTCGTACAGCGCGCAGTCGCTGCTGTCGCGGCACAGCGAAGAACTGCGCAGCTGCGTGGGCGAGAAGGGCCTGGTACTGCGCCTGGAAGACGATGGTCCGCGCGATGGTGCGCGTGCGGTGTTCACCGTCGATATCTTCCAGCCGTGCTGGCGTTGGCCGCAGGCACAGCTCGATGGCATCGGCAGCCTGGAAGTGCGTGCGGGTCGCATTCCGTACTACTTCCAGCTGGCCCACGACGAGCCGAAGCGCCGCTTCGAGAAGGCCCGGAGCGCGCACGGCGAAATGCTGATCCGCCGCGGCGACTGCACGGGCAAGGTGCTGGCGCAGGTGCCGCTGCCGGCGCAGACCGATGCCGATGGCTTCGTGACGCTGCGCGCGGTGCTGCCGAAGGGCACCTCGGGTACGGGTGATCTGTGCATCAACTTCACCGGCGACACGCGCCCGGCGATGTGGGTGCTGGATGAGGTGACGCTGGGGAAATAA
- a CDS encoding VanZ family protein, with protein sequence MSAALPVIKPLRRPRLWIALWVLAVLAVIVVCLIPPPPIPLPENSDKGEHFLAYFILAGSAVQLFRRGRPLLWVGAGLVLMGVGIEFAQGALTSNRMADPMDAVANTIGVLAGMATALTPLRDILLRWRG encoded by the coding sequence GTGAGTGCAGCGTTGCCGGTGATCAAGCCGCTGCGGCGGCCACGCCTGTGGATCGCGTTGTGGGTGCTGGCGGTGTTGGCGGTGATCGTGGTCTGCCTGATTCCGCCGCCGCCGATTCCGCTGCCGGAAAACAGCGACAAGGGCGAGCATTTCCTGGCTTATTTCATCCTGGCCGGCAGCGCGGTGCAGTTGTTCCGGCGTGGCCGCCCACTGCTATGGGTGGGGGCTGGCCTGGTGCTGATGGGCGTCGGCATCGAATTCGCGCAGGGCGCGTTGACCAGCAACCGCATGGCCGATCCGATGGATGCGGTGGCCAACACCATCGGCGTGCTGGCGGGGATGGCCACCGCGTTGACCCCGCTGCGCGACATCCTGCTGCGCTGGCGGGGGTGA
- a CDS encoding class I SAM-dependent methyltransferase has protein sequence MQPTFPLPEADALAHSDQLAAALRAEILAQGGAMPFSRFMELCLYTPGWGYYSAGASKFGGSGDFTTAPELGSLFAGSVANALAPVFGQLDAQARMLELGGGTGAFAEAVLLRLAELDALPARYAILEPSADLRQRQQERLQQNLPPELASRVEWLDRPFEDDWDGVVFANEVIDALPTPRFLIKDGEVYEETVELDGQGNFIRGAQPADVLLNGAVRHIERYLEKPFADGYRSEVLPQLPYWLQAVAGGLRRGAMLFVDYGYNRGEFYQEERDDGTVRAFYRHHVHNEIHRWPGLQDITASVDFTAMAEAGLHGGFELAGYCSQASFLLGNGLDQVLTLAEERTDEVGRIQLRDQVKKLTLPTEMGERFQAIGLQRDVDFEPAFELGDLSWRL, from the coding sequence ATGCAGCCTACCTTCCCCCTGCCCGAAGCCGATGCCTTGGCCCACAGCGATCAACTGGCCGCCGCCCTGCGCGCCGAGATCCTCGCACAGGGCGGGGCGATGCCGTTCTCCCGCTTCATGGAGCTGTGCCTGTACACGCCGGGCTGGGGCTACTACAGCGCCGGCGCCAGCAAATTCGGCGGCAGCGGCGATTTCACCACCGCCCCCGAGCTGGGCAGCCTGTTTGCCGGCAGCGTGGCCAATGCGCTGGCGCCGGTGTTCGGCCAGCTCGATGCGCAGGCACGGATGCTGGAACTGGGTGGCGGTACCGGTGCCTTCGCCGAGGCGGTGCTGCTGCGCTTGGCCGAGCTGGACGCGTTGCCGGCCCGCTACGCGATCCTCGAACCCAGCGCGGACCTGCGCCAGCGCCAGCAGGAGCGTCTGCAGCAGAACCTGCCGCCTGAACTGGCCAGCCGGGTGGAATGGCTTGATCGCCCGTTCGAGGACGACTGGGACGGCGTGGTGTTCGCCAACGAGGTGATCGACGCGCTGCCGACACCGCGCTTCCTCATCAAGGACGGCGAGGTGTACGAGGAAACCGTCGAACTGGACGGGCAGGGCAACTTCATCCGTGGCGCGCAGCCGGCCGACGTCCTGCTCAACGGCGCGGTGCGCCATATCGAGCGCTACCTGGAAAAGCCCTTTGCCGATGGCTATCGTTCCGAGGTGCTGCCGCAGCTGCCGTACTGGCTGCAGGCAGTGGCCGGTGGCTTGCGCCGCGGCGCGATGCTGTTCGTGGATTACGGCTACAACCGGGGCGAGTTCTACCAGGAAGAGCGCGATGACGGCACCGTGCGCGCGTTCTACCGCCACCACGTGCACAACGAGATACATCGTTGGCCGGGCCTGCAGGACATCACCGCATCGGTCGATTTCACCGCCATGGCCGAGGCCGGCCTGCACGGCGGTTTCGAGCTGGCCGGCTACTGCAGCCAGGCCAGTTTCCTGCTCGGCAACGGCCTGGACCAGGTTCTGACCTTGGCCGAGGAGCGTACCGATGAAGTGGGCCGCATCCAGCTGCGCGACCAGGTGAAGAAGCTGACCCTGCCAACGGAGATGGGCGAGCGTTTCCAGGCCATTGGCCTGCAGCGCGACGTTGATTTCGAACCGGCCTTCGAACTGGGCGACCTGAGCTGGCGCCTGTGA
- a CDS encoding pteridine reductase, with product MSDTAPVALITGSARRIGAAIARQFHACGWSVVLHANTSSAELQQAAFNLDNERPGSVLALQADLRDADALADLVEQAVAHFGRLDALVNNASNFFPTPLGQVTAEAMDELYAVNARAPLLLAQAAAPYLRRQHGCIVNLTDLHGTDPMRDHIAYTMAKAALEMATRSLALELAPKVRVNAVAPGAILWPEQGKDDFAREALLARTPLARIGTVEEIAEAVYWLAAEASFVTGHTLRVDGGRTVS from the coding sequence ATGAGTGACACCGCCCCCGTGGCCCTGATCACCGGCAGCGCACGCCGGATCGGCGCGGCCATCGCCCGCCAGTTCCACGCCTGTGGCTGGTCGGTGGTGCTGCACGCCAATACCTCCAGCGCCGAACTGCAGCAGGCCGCCTTCAACCTGGACAACGAGCGCCCCGGCAGCGTGCTGGCGTTGCAGGCCGACCTGCGCGACGCCGACGCCCTGGCCGATCTGGTCGAGCAGGCGGTGGCCCACTTCGGCCGCCTCGATGCGCTGGTCAACAACGCCTCCAACTTCTTCCCCACCCCGCTCGGCCAGGTCACCGCCGAGGCGATGGACGAGCTGTACGCGGTCAACGCGCGCGCCCCCCTGCTGCTGGCCCAGGCCGCCGCGCCGTACCTGCGCCGCCAGCACGGCTGCATCGTCAACCTGACCGACCTGCACGGCACCGACCCGATGCGAGACCACATCGCCTACACCATGGCCAAGGCGGCGCTGGAAATGGCGACCCGCTCGCTGGCGCTGGAACTGGCGCCGAAGGTGCGGGTGAATGCGGTGGCGCCCGGTGCGATCCTGTGGCCGGAACAGGGCAAGGACGATTTCGCCCGCGAGGCGCTGCTGGCGCGCACGCCGCTGGCGCGGATCGGCACGGTCGAGGAAATCGCCGAAGCGGTGTACTGGCTGGCGGCCGAGGCCAGCTTCGTCACCGGCCACACCCTGCGTGTGGATGGTGGGCGTACGGTCAGCTGA
- the folK gene encoding 2-amino-4-hydroxy-6-hydroxymethyldihydropteridine diphosphokinase has protein sequence MTTVLLSLGSNVHPRRYLHAAVAALRERFGALQVSAAYRTAAVGFEGPAFLNNGVAIETDLPLQELDDWLHALEDAHGRDRSGPRFSDRTLDVDVVFYGDLVVEGPGHLRIPRPELKHAFVLKPLADIAPDFIDPVSGLDLATLWRAHKQYGEVFETVELDPDAVD, from the coding sequence ATGACCACCGTGCTCCTGAGCCTGGGCAGCAACGTCCACCCCCGCCGCTACCTCCACGCTGCGGTGGCGGCCCTGCGCGAGCGCTTTGGTGCGCTGCAGGTGTCTGCCGCCTACCGTACCGCCGCCGTCGGTTTCGAGGGTCCGGCCTTCCTCAACAACGGCGTTGCCATCGAGACCGACCTGCCGCTGCAGGAGCTGGATGACTGGCTGCATGCACTGGAAGATGCGCACGGTCGTGACCGCAGCGGTCCGCGTTTCTCCGACCGGACCCTGGACGTCGATGTGGTGTTCTATGGCGACCTGGTGGTGGAAGGCCCCGGCCATCTGCGCATTCCACGCCCGGAACTGAAGCATGCGTTCGTGCTGAAGCCGCTGGCTGATATCGCCCCGGATTTCATCGATCCGGTCAGCGGCCTGGACCTGGCCACGCTGTGGCGCGCACACAAGCAGTATGGCGAAGTGTTCGAGACGGTCGAGCTGGACCCCGACGCGGTGGATTGA
- a CDS encoding 20S proteasome subunit A/B gives MTYCVGIEVDEGLVFAADTRTNAALDDVRVHRKLHVFEYPGQAAYVMMAAGNLATTQLLVSRLKRDADERRTPNLRDMAHLFEAAAYVGSLLVDSQVQSQHTEHGHDGVNTQATLIFGGQIAGEQPGLYMVYPLGNAIAASPETPYLQIGESKYGKPILDRIVTPSTHLEDAARTAIVSLDSTIRSNLSVGLPVDLALLRAGELRISQQLRLGADSPLYADIHQNWSRRLEQAVESLPRFPWEPGQP, from the coding sequence ATGACCTATTGCGTTGGAATCGAGGTGGACGAGGGCCTGGTCTTCGCCGCCGACACCCGCACCAATGCTGCGCTGGACGATGTCCGCGTGCACCGCAAACTGCACGTGTTCGAATATCCCGGCCAGGCCGCCTACGTGATGATGGCTGCGGGCAACCTGGCCACAACCCAGTTGCTGGTGTCGCGGCTGAAGCGCGATGCTGACGAGCGACGCACGCCGAACCTGCGCGACATGGCCCATCTGTTCGAGGCTGCGGCCTACGTCGGCTCCCTGCTGGTGGACAGCCAGGTGCAGAGCCAGCACACCGAACACGGCCATGACGGGGTGAACACCCAGGCGACCCTGATCTTCGGCGGGCAGATTGCCGGCGAACAGCCCGGCCTGTACATGGTCTACCCGCTGGGCAACGCCATCGCTGCCTCGCCGGAAACGCCCTATCTGCAGATCGGTGAATCCAAGTACGGCAAGCCGATCCTGGACCGCATCGTGACGCCGTCCACGCACCTGGAAGATGCCGCGCGCACCGCGATCGTCTCTCTGGATTCGACCATCCGTTCCAACCTGTCGGTGGGCCTGCCGGTCGACCTTGCGCTGCTGCGCGCCGGCGAACTGCGGATCAGCCAGCAGCTGCGGCTGGGCGCCGATTCACCGCTGTACGCCGACATCCACCAGAACTGGTCGCGGCGGCTGGAACAGGCCGTGGAAAGCCTGCCGCGGTTTCCATGGGAACCCGGGCAGCCGTAG
- a CDS encoding ATP-binding protein, protein MPLTGPALDALRILLVEDSPEDAELMSEQMLDAGLEATFERVESADDLRRALARFQPDIVLSDLSMPGFSGDDALRIVRDALPEVPFIFVSGTMGEENAVAALQKGANDYIIKHQPARLPSAVARAVREARSAIERSRVETELMRAQRLESLSLLAAGLSHDLRNILQPLLIMPDLLKARTEDPQLHHLADVIAECGRRGHEMAESMLSFVRGSRKASERIHIDDLFQAVALLLRSNVPDGVRLDLVVEDEGLVVDANYTELQQVLLNLALNAIQAMPNGGNLSLTASHGGQRDGEDWLRIAVVDEGTGMDADTLSHLFNPFFTTKANGTGLGLISCKRIVEGAGGSIHVNSQLGQGTCFELRLPMHASAEGGEPIEQLVALGSGQSILVVDGEATRLSLLGNALSSQGYQLQLASDGPAALRWMQQEAMPALVIADAGSKLLSASQLLGEMATLGYRGPALILEDAAGEMPADVFPAGIEVHLLRKPLQMQQVFRAVADALG, encoded by the coding sequence ATGCCCCTGACCGGTCCCGCGCTCGACGCATTGCGCATCCTGCTGGTGGAAGATTCCCCCGAGGATGCCGAGCTGATGTCCGAACAGATGCTCGATGCGGGCCTTGAGGCCACGTTCGAGCGTGTCGAGAGCGCGGACGATCTACGCCGTGCGCTGGCGCGCTTCCAGCCGGACATCGTGCTGTCCGACCTGAGCATGCCGGGCTTTTCCGGCGACGACGCGCTGCGCATCGTGCGCGATGCGTTGCCGGAAGTGCCCTTCATCTTCGTCTCCGGCACCATGGGCGAGGAGAATGCGGTGGCGGCCCTGCAGAAGGGGGCCAACGATTACATCATCAAGCACCAGCCGGCACGCCTGCCGTCCGCCGTGGCGCGCGCGGTGCGTGAGGCACGCAGCGCCATCGAGCGCTCGCGGGTGGAAACCGAGCTGATGCGCGCGCAACGGCTGGAAAGCCTGTCGCTGCTGGCGGCGGGCCTGAGCCACGATCTGCGCAACATCCTGCAGCCGCTGCTGATCATGCCGGACCTGCTGAAAGCGCGTACCGAGGATCCGCAACTGCACCACTTGGCCGACGTGATCGCCGAGTGCGGTCGCCGTGGCCATGAGATGGCCGAATCGATGCTGTCGTTCGTGCGCGGTTCGCGCAAGGCCAGCGAACGCATCCACATCGATGACCTGTTCCAGGCCGTGGCGCTGCTGTTGCGCAGCAACGTGCCCGATGGCGTCCGCCTGGACCTGGTGGTCGAGGATGAGGGGCTGGTGGTCGATGCCAACTACACCGAACTGCAGCAGGTGTTGTTGAACCTGGCGCTCAATGCGATCCAGGCGATGCCCAATGGTGGCAACCTGAGCCTGACCGCCAGCCATGGTGGCCAGCGCGATGGCGAGGACTGGCTGCGCATCGCGGTGGTCGATGAAGGCACCGGCATGGATGCGGACACGCTGTCGCATCTGTTCAATCCATTCTTCACCACCAAGGCCAATGGCACCGGGCTGGGCCTGATTTCCTGCAAGCGCATCGTTGAAGGCGCCGGTGGCAGCATCCACGTCAACAGCCAGTTGGGGCAGGGCACCTGCTTCGAGCTGCGTTTGCCGATGCATGCCAGCGCCGAGGGCGGCGAACCGATCGAACAACTGGTGGCGCTGGGCAGTGGCCAGTCGATCCTGGTGGTCGATGGTGAAGCTACCCGCCTGTCGCTGCTGGGCAATGCGCTGTCCAGCCAGGGCTACCAGCTGCAGCTGGCCTCCGATGGCCCGGCCGCGCTGCGCTGGATGCAGCAGGAGGCGATGCCGGCGTTGGTGATTGCCGATGCCGGCTCCAAGCTGTTGTCGGCCAGCCAGTTGCTGGGCGAGATGGCCACGCTTGGGTATCGCGGTCCGGCGCTGATACTGGAAGATGCTGCCGGGGAAATGCCGGCGGATGTGTTCCCCGCAGGCATCGAGGTGCACCTGCTGCGCAAGCCGCTGCAGATGCAGCAGGTATTCCGCGCAGTGGCCGACGCACTCGGCTGA
- a CDS encoding response regulator has protein sequence MTTLRTILLAEDSPADAEMAIDALQEARLANPIVHVEDGVEVMDYLLRRGAFASREEGLPAVLLLDIKMPRMDGLEVLRQIREHDELKRLPVVILSSSREESDLARSWDMGVNAYVVKPVDVDQFFGAVQTLGKFWALINQAPEIE, from the coding sequence ATGACGACGCTGCGCACCATCCTCCTTGCCGAAGACAGCCCGGCCGACGCCGAAATGGCGATCGATGCGCTGCAGGAAGCGCGCCTGGCCAATCCCATCGTGCACGTCGAAGACGGCGTGGAAGTGATGGACTACCTGCTGCGCCGTGGCGCCTTCGCCAGCCGCGAAGAAGGCCTGCCGGCGGTGCTGCTGCTGGACATCAAGATGCCGCGCATGGATGGCCTGGAAGTGCTGCGGCAGATCCGCGAACACGATGAGCTGAAGCGGTTGCCGGTGGTGATCCTGTCCTCTTCACGCGAGGAAAGCGACCTGGCCCGCAGCTGGGACATGGGCGTCAACGCGTACGTGGTCAAGCCGGTGGACGTGGACCAGTTCTTCGGCGCAGTGCAGACCCTGGGCAAGTTCTGGGCACTGATCAACCAAGCTCCGGAGATCGAGTAA